Proteins encoded by one window of Astatotilapia calliptera chromosome 13, fAstCal1.2, whole genome shotgun sequence:
- the ccdc88ab gene encoding girdin isoform X3, which yields MENEVFTPLLEQFMLTPLVCWVKTVGHSTVTDGTKLSEYIELVDGIYLNEIMLEINPKATVQRTNKKVNNDSTLRIQNLSILIRQIKSYYQECLQQLVMMPLPNVLILGRNPLSAQGLEEMKKLLLLLLGCAVQCEKKEEYIERIQTLDFDTKAAIASRIQEVTHNQENVVDLQWLESGEIPPEDLDSLSRNLAFHLKRLVDERDTQLETIVELTQERDCVQLSPLAPCSTQSPGDSPSMRRTESRQHLSVELADAKAKIRRLRQELEEKSEQLLDTRQELENMEVELKRLQQESYQLLSDARSARAYRDELDSLREKAIRVDKLESELSRYKERLHDIEFYKARVEELKEDNQILLETKTMLEEQLDASRTRSDKLHLLEKENLQIKSKIHDLEMERDMDRKRMKELLEENLVLEMAQKQSMDESLHLGWELEQLSKTPELTEAPQKSLGEEVNELTSSRLLKLEKDNQTLLKTVEELRAAASQDTVTKLVKANQENQKLSKKLESLESELTADRESLRSAESLSTDLMKEKALLEKTLETLRENSERQMKGLEQENKHLSQTVSSLRQRCQVGAEARVKDVEKENRILHESICETTAKLNKMEFERKQLRKELEVMKEKGERAEELEIQIQKLERENESLQKKVASLGITCEKVASLEKENSELEAEGRRLKKKLDTLKNMAFQLEALEKENTQLEQENLELRRSAESLRSAGAKAAQLEAENRELESEKSQLKRSLELLKASSKKTERLEVSYQGLDTENQRLQKALENSSKKIQQLEAELQEVESENQSLQRNLEELKISSKRLEQLEQENKALELESSQLEKDKKLLEKENKRLRQQAEIRDSKLDDSNQRITTLEKENRTMGKEMIFFRDSCTRVKDLEREKKELVKQATIDKKTLVTLREELVSEKLRTQQMTNDLEKLTHELEKIGLNKERLLHDESSDDRFKLLETKLESTLKSTLEIKEEKIAALEARLQESSNLNQQLRQELKTVKKNYEALRQREEEERMVQSSPPKVGEDPQAVSKWEKESHEATRELLKVKDRLIEVERNNATLQAEKVALRSQLKQLETQNSNLQAQIVAVQRQTASLQENNTTLQTQNAKLQVENSTLSSQSASLMAQNAQLQTQQSSVEGEREGALREKEELRATYELLLRDHEKLAALHERQAAEYEALIGKHGGLKTSHKSLEQQHRDLEDKYKQLLQRKGELEELEKNLKEQQEKMALENQTHQATADQYKLLKEENDRLNSTYRQLLKDNENLQLDHKNLKSQLNSAKLDQTKLEAEFSKLKEQYQQLDITSTKLTNQCELLSQLKGNLEEENRHLLDQIQTLMLQNRTLLEQTMESKDLFHVEQRQYIDKLNELRRQKEKLEEKIMDQYKFYDPSPPRRRGNWITLKMKKLIKPKSRDRIRSLTLTPSRSEFGDSFLMFPQDSQDSSSIGSGTNSLDDTLSHMSSRRRGQQSHAQVQGSSNAIKRLPFMRNRSKDKDKAKAIYRRSMSMNDLLQTMAMAGGPEAQWAGSSENLDGAEAGDANMTGSSRRSGQRMKELAFSTNAIDCATLTLPSSSHSRAKHRLQVKDNASCEDVAGSLDDPKSQAARPSSLHSNRTTSSNSNNNSHLTSPLEGKGTLNGSLSRPHSESSGEFSLSLDQEVWSSCGSSPVQQPTSSRSSHQSPLQLRRSLDPSAAAGSAVQSQIRKTGSPGNEVLSLQQFLDEGIDPAESGSQENLTVDSPRLSTSSEHGQKERTVTKGRGILRSSSGKAAAVSADRPPRSSGQPGRPSLRKAESTRVKGSAPIRASLSSQGKATSVSERLDSASSTLPRASSVISTAEGTTRRTSIHDLLSKDNRQPVSVDAPAAAASTRAGLRSQPTPSEYHPNSTNLKGPLTTITPMPKSVSLPCNSSEDPDLSTLESFLGPSFTVESVFMDSIFSESADKNLPFLSLNPTLVSNISGPPVTNKTHPPPVPHHIRTQNQTPHSQSNGQVRSSEGVDQSCVNNPDQSLSPEERESLWYEYGCI from the exons GAGTGTCTCCAACAGCTGGTGATGATGCCTTTACCAAATGTGCTGATACTGGGCCGGAACCCCCTCTCTG CACAAGGTCTGGAAGAGATGAAGAAACTGTTGCTGTTGCTACTAGGCTGTGCTGTCCAG TGTGAGAAGAAGGAAGAGTACATTGAGCGTATCCAGACTCTGGACTTTGACACCAAAGCTGCCATAGCATCACGTATCCAAGAG GTGACTCATAACCAAGAAAATGTAGTGGACCTGCAGTGGTTGGAAAGTGGTGAAATACCTCCAGAGGATCTGGACAGCCTCTCCAGAAACCTGGCTTTCCACCTCAAGCGCCTGGTGGATGAAAGGGACACACAGCTTGAG ACTATAGTCGAGCTTACCCAGGAGAGAGACTGTGTGCagctctctccactggctccctgttCAACCCAGTCTCCCGGTGACTCTCCCAGTATGAGGAGGACTGAGAGCCGACAGCACCTCTCTGTGGAGTTGGCTGATGCCAAGGCCAAGATAAGACGCCTTCGGCAGGAACT AGAGGAGAAGAGTGAGCAGCTTTTGGACACCAGGCAGGAGCTTGAGAACATGGAGGTCGAGCTCAAGAGACTTCAGCAAGAG AGCTATCAGCTGCTGTCAGATGCTCGGTCGGCTCGGGCCTATCGTGACGAGCTGGATTCGCTCCGAGAGAAAGCGATACGCGTGGACAAGCTGGAGAGCGAGCTGAGCCGATACAAGGAGAGACTTCATGACATCGAGTTTTACAAGGCCAGAGTTGAG GAGCTGAAGGAGGACAACCAGATTCTGCTGGAGACTAAGACGATGCTGGAGGAGCAGCTAGATGCTAGCAGGACCCGGTCCGACAAATTACATCTCCTGGAGAAGGAGAATCTACAGATCAAATCAAAGATCCACGACCTGGAGATG GAGCGGGACATGGACCGTAAGCGAATGAAGGAGCTGTTAGAGGAGAACCTTGTGCTTGAGATGGCCCAGAAACAGAGCATGGATGAATCCCTGCACCTTGGATGGGAGCTGGAACAATTATCAAAGACACCAGAGCTAACAGAAG CCCCTCAGAAGTCTCTGGGGGAGGAGGTGAATGAGCTAACGTCAAGCCGTCTGCTAAAGCTGGAGAAAGACAACCAGACCCTGCTGAAGACGGTTGAGGAACTCAGAGCAGCGGCCAGTCAGgacactgtgacaaaactgGTCAAAGCTAACCAGGAAAACCAGAAGCTGAGCAAGAAA TTGGAGTCGTTGGAGAGCGAACTGACAGCAGACAGAGAGTCGCTCCGCAGTGCCGAATCTCTCAGTACTGACCTGATGAAGGAGAAGGCTTTGCTGGAGAAGACTCTGGAAACCCTCAGAGAAAACTCAGAGAGACAG ATGAAGGGTCTCGAACAGGAGAACAAGCACCTGAGCCAAACCGTGTCGTCTCTGCGTCAGCGCTGCCAGGTGGGTGCCGAGGCCCGGGTCAAGGATGTGGAAAAAGAGAACCGCATTCTCCACGAGTCGATCTGTGAGACAACTGCCAAACTAAATAAGATGGAGTTTGAAAGGAAACAGCTGC GCAAAGAGCTTGAAGTTATgaaggagaaaggagagagagcagaagaGCTGGAAATTCAGATACAGAAGTTGGAAAGGGAAAACGAGAGCCTGCAGAAGAAAGTTGCCAGTCTTGGAATCACCTGTGAAAAG gtgGCTTCTTTGGAGAAGGAGAATAGTGAGCTTGAGGCAGAAGGCCGCCGCCTCAAGAAGAAGCTGGACACCCTGAAAAACATGGCCTTCCAGCTGGAGgctttggaaaaagaaaacactcaaCTGGAGCAGGAGAACCTGGAGCTTCGACGCTCAGCTGAGAGTCTCCGCTCGGCGGGGGCTAAGGCTGCTCAGCTGGAGGCCGAAAACAGGGAGCTGGAGAGCGAGAAGAGCCAACTGAAACGCAGTCTGGAGCTGCTCAAAGCCTCGTCTAAGAAGACTGAGAGATTAGAG GTGAGCTACCAGGGCCTAGATACTGAGAACCAGCGCCTGCAGAAGGCTTTAGAGAACAGCAGCAAGAAGATCCAGCAGTTGGAGGCAGAGCTGCAAGAGGTGGAGTCTGAGAATCAGTCCCTCCAGCGTAACCTGGAGGAGCTCAAGATCTCCAGTAAACGTCTCgagcagctggagcaggag AACAAGGCTCTGGAGTTGGAAAGCTCCCAGctagagaaagacaaaaagctCCTGGAAAAGGAGAACAAGCGACTGAGGCAGCAGGCTGAGATCCGCGACTCAAAGCTGGATGATAGCAACCAGCGCATCACTACCCTGGAGAAGGAAAATCGGACAATGGGCAAGGAGATGATCTTTTTCAGGGACTCCTGTACGAGAGTCAAGGACCTggaaagggagaaaaaggagctgGTCAAACAGGCCACGATCGATAAGAAGACCCTTGTCACGCTCAGAGAG GAGCTTGTGAGTGAGAAGCTGCGGACTCAGCAGATGACCAATGATCTTGAGAAACTGACCCATGAGTTGGAAAAGATTGGACTGAACAAAGAGAGGCTCCTGCATGACGAGAGCTCAGACGACAG GTTTAAGCTCCTGGAAACCAAACTGGAGTCGACCCTGAAATCAACTCTGGAGATCAAAGAGGAGAAAATTGCTGCACTTGAGGCAAGACTGCAGGAGTCCTCCAACCTTAACCAGCAGCTTCGCCAGGAGCTGAAAACG GTGAAGAAAAACTACGAGGCGCTCcggcagagagaggaggaggagaggatggTGCAGAGCTCGCCCCCTAAAGTGGGGGAAGACCCTCAGGCTGTCAGTAAATGGGAGAAAGAAAGCCATGAAGCAACCAGAGAACTGCTGAAAGTCAAAGACAGACTCATTGAAGTGGAGAGGAAT AATGCTACTCTGCAGGCTGAGAAGGTGGCCCTGAGGAGCCAACTCAAACAACTGGAAACCCAAAACTCCAACCTGCAGGCTCAGATAGTGGCTGTGCAGAGGCAGACGGCCTCTTTACAGGAGAACAATACAACGCTACAGACGCAGAATGCCAAACTACAG GTGGAAAACTCAACTCTGAGCTCACAGAGCGCATCCCTGATGGCCCAGAACGCCCAGCTGCAGACCCAGCAGAGCAGTGTGGAAGGAGAGCGTGAAGGAGCGCTGAGGGAGAAAGAGGAGCTGAGAGCTACCTATGAACTGCTGCTGCGCGATCACGAGAAGCTGGCAGCGCTCCACGAGAGGCAGGCAGCCGAATATGAAGCGCTGATCGGCAAGCACGGTGGGCTGAAGACCTCCCACAAGAGCCTGGAACAGCAGCACAGGGACTTGGAGGACAA GTACAAACAGCTCTTGCAGAGAAAGGGggagctggaggagctggagaagAATCTGAAGGAGCAGCAGGAAAAGATGGCCCTGGAGAATCAGACCCACCAAGCTACAGCTGACCAGTACAAACTGCTCAAAGAGGAAAATGATAG GTTGAATAGCACCTATCGTCAGCTCTTGAAGGACAATGAAAATCTCCAGCTGGACCATAAAAACCTAAAGAGCCAGTTGAACAGTGCAAAGCTGGACCAAACCAAGCTGGAGGctgagttttctaaactgaAGGAGCAGTACCAGCAGCTGGACATCACCTCCACCAAGCTAACCAACCAGTGTGAG TTGTTGAGCCAGCTGAAGGGAAACTTGGAGGAAGAGAACCGTCACCTGTTGGACCAAATCCAGACTTTGATGTTACAAAATCGCACACTGCTGGAGCAGACCATGGAGAGCAAGGACCTGTTCCACGTAGAGCAAAGACAATACAT AGATAAGCTGAATGAGCTGAGGAGGCAGAAGGAGAAGTTGGAGGAGAAGATCATGGACCAGTACAAGTTCTATGACCCTTCACCTCCACGCAG GCGCGGCAACTGGATTACTCTAAAGATGAAGAAGCTGATCAAGCCGAAGAGCCGGGACAGGATCCGGTCTCTCACACTGACTCCATCTCGAtcagagtttggagacagttttcTGATGTTTCCCCAGGACAGCCAGGACAGCTCATCCATAGGCTCGGGCACCAACTCGCTAGATGACACGCTCTCACACATGAGCAGCA GGAGGAGAGGGCAGCAGTCTCATGCCCAAGTGCAGGGTTCCTCCAATG CTATAAAAAGGTTGCCTTTCATGAGGAACAGATCCAAGGACAAAGACAAGGCCAAGGCCATCTACCGGCGCTCCATGT CTATGAATGACCTGCTTCAGACCATGGCAATGGCAGGTGGTCCTGAGGCTCAGTGGGCGGGCAGCAGTGAGAATCTAGACGGGGCTGAAGCCGGAGATGCCAACATGACGGGCAGCAGCAGGCGCAGCGGGCAGCGCATGAAGGAACTCGCCTTTTCCACCAATGCCATTGATTGTGCCACCCTCACCCTGCCTAGTTCAAGTCACAGTAGAGCCAAGCACAGGcttcaggtcaaag ACAATGCCTCCTGCGAGGATGTCGCCGGCTCATTGGATGATCCCAAGAGTCAAG CCGCCAGACCCTCCAGTCTTCATAGCAACAGGACCACCAGTAGTAATAGTAACAATAACTCCCACCTCACTTCTCCTCTGGAGGGCAAAG GCACATTGAACGGCAGTCTGAGCAGGCCTCACAGCGAGAGCAGCGGCGAGTTCAGCCTGAGTCTGGACCAGGAGGTGTGGTCCAGCTGCGGCAGCAGCCCCGTCCAGCAGCCCACCTCCTCACGCTCCTCCCACCAGAGCcccctgcagctgcgcagaTCTCTTGACCCATCCGCCGCCGCGGGCAGCGCGGTCCAGTCCCAGATCAGGAAGACGGGATCCCCAGGGAACGAGGTGCTTTCCCTGCAGCAGTTCCTGGATGAGGGTATTGATCCTGCAGAG TCTGGCAGTCAGGAGAACCTCACTGTAGACTCTCCTCGCCTCTCCACCTCCTCTGAGCACGGCCAGAAAGAACGCACTGTCACAAAGGGCCGGGGCATACTGCGCTCGTCCAGCGGGAAGGCAGCAGCAGTCAGCGCTGACCGGCCTCCGAGGTCTTCCGGACAACCAGGACGCCCTTCCCTGCGGAAGGCCGAGAGCACACGGGTGAAAGGCTCCGCCCCAATCCGCGCCAGCCTGTCTTCACAGGGCAAAGCGACCTCTGTCTCCGAACGGCTCGATTCAGCCTCCTCCACCCTGCCCCGGGCCAGCAGTGTCATCTCCACTGCTGAAGGTACCACACGGCGTACCAGCATCCACGACCTGCTGTCCAAGGACAACCGGCAGCCCGTTTCGGTTGacgctcctgctgctgctgcttccacCAGGGCTGGGCTACGCTCGCAGCCCACACCCAGTGAGTACCACCCCAACAGCACCAACCTTAAGGGACCCCTCACCACCATCACCCCCATGCCCAAGTCAGTCAGCTTACCTTGCAATAGCTCGGAGGACCCCGACCTCTCCACCCTTGAGTCTTTCCTCGGCCCTTCCTTCACTGTAGAATCTGTATTCATGGACTCCATCTTTAGTGAGTCAGCAGACAAAAACCTCCCCTTCCTTTCTCTTAACCCCACCTTAGTCAGCAACATCAGCGGGCCTCCTGTTACAAATAAGACCCACCCTCCTCCTGTGCCGCATCACATTCGCACCCAAAACCAGACCCCCCACAGCCAATCAAACGGCCAGGTGAGATCCAGCGAGGGTGTTGATCAGAGTTGTGTAAATAATCCGGATCAGTCACTGAGCCCAGAGGAGAGGGAGTCTCTGTGGTACGAGTACGGCTGTATCTAA